The following proteins are co-located in the Triticum aestivum cultivar Chinese Spring chromosome 1A, IWGSC CS RefSeq v2.1, whole genome shotgun sequence genome:
- the LOC123092833 gene encoding protein BIG GRAIN 1-like, translating into MDMRWAPRRPADQPSFSSTLLDAICDSMDGPEARSATAARSASAAATRAAAAAKKQEEAALHYYYYYKPALAASHRARGEAPTQGAAAADCSGRGYFSSSEVECSLGRLNRIRTSGGAAPRQRQQQQQQHPAPEKSARTKKPTAAARGCSRPASPGARLASLLNSIFAGKRHSAQRTAPADQDPVCSTAPSYARSCLSKTPPPSAARASRSRSTRTVRFLDIDGELAVAAAAVGRCRRIPVVEVEEELLRPADVEARIDGGEKSSDASSDLFELESLAATASESGRWDRDGSYGNELPVYGTTGVGLHRGIGHPRTYEYGPYGLGRSCRKLV; encoded by the coding sequence ATGGACATGAGGTGGGCGCCGAGGCGGCCGGCCGACCAGCCGTCCTTCTCCTCCACGCTGCTCGACGCGATATGCGACTCCATGGACGGCCCCGAGGCGAGAAGCGCCACGGCGGCGaggtcggcgtcggcggcggcgacacGGGCGGCGGCTGCGGCCAAGAAGCAGGAGGAGGCCGCCCtgcattactactactactacaagccGGCCTTGGCCGCCAGCCACCGGGCGCGCGGCGAGGCGCCGACGCAGGGCGCCGCGGCCGCGGACTGCTCCGGCCGAGGCTACTTTTCCTCGTCCGAGGTGGAGTGCTCCCTCGGCCGCCTCAACCGCATCCgcacgtccggcggcgcggcgccgaggcagaggcaacagcagcagcagcagcatcccgCTCCGGAGAAGTCGGCGAGGACGAAGAAGCCGACGGCCGCCGCCCGGGGCTGCAGCAGGCCGGCGTCCCCCGGCGCGCGGCTCGCCAGCCTGCTCAACTCCATCTTCGCCGGGAAGCGCCATTCGGCTCAGCGGACGGCCCCGGCGGACCAGGATCCCGTGTGCTCCACAGCGCCGTCGTACGCGCGGTCCTGCCTGTCCAAGACGCCGCCGCCGTCTGCGGCGCGGGCGAGCCGGAGCCGGAGTACCCGGACCGTGAGGTTCCTGGACATTGACGGTGAGCTGGCCGTGGCCGCCGCGGCAGTGGGACGCTGCCGCCGAATTCccgtggtggaggtggaggaggagctgctCCGGCCGGCGGACGTGGAGGCGCGCATCGACGGTGGCGAGAAGAGCAGCGACGCGAGCTCCGACCTGTTCGAGCTCGAGAGTCTCGCGGCCACGGCTTCGGAGAGCGGCCGGTGGGATCGCGACGGGTCGTACGGTAATGAGCTGCCGGTGTACGGGACCACCGGAGTTGGCCTCCACCGTGGGATCGGCCATCCCCGCACGTACGAGTATGGACCGTATGGTCTTGGTCGAAGTTGTAGAAAGCTTGTTTGA